In Tachysurus fulvidraco isolate hzauxx_2018 chromosome 1, HZAU_PFXX_2.0, whole genome shotgun sequence, a single window of DNA contains:
- the lamc1 gene encoding laminin subunit gamma-1, which yields MVLFLTGGKGQDARRHKIMRCAALVLSLLTLCATRVHAAMDECVDESNQHAQRCLPEFYNAAFNVTVVATNTCGSPPEEYCVQTGVTGVTKSCHICDARDPRLHHSAVYLTDYNNQADTTWWQSQTMLAGVQYPSSINLTLHLGKAFDITYVRLKFHTSRPESFAIYKRTSEDGPWIPYQYYSGSCEKTYSKTNRGFIRTGEDEQQALCTDEFSDISPLTGGNVAFSTLEGRPSAYNFDNSPVLQNWVTATDIRVTLNRLNTFGDEVFNDPKVLKSYYYAISDFAVGGRCKCNGHASECVKNEYSRLVCNCKHNTEGDDCNVCKPFYNDHPWRRATADNANECQQCNCNGKSNECFFDPALFRATGHGGHCRNCAHNTDGPNCERCLDNYYRLDPAQHCLPCSCNPVGSLSTQCDTTGRCSCKPGVMGDKCDRCQPGYHSLSEAGCSPCSCNPAGSTQECDVSTGRCQCKENVDGFSCDRCKLGFFNLDVQNPQGCTPCFCFHHSTVCESAEGYSIHTITSNFERGDESWKGQRRDGSSVPVQWSPTSQEISLMSEDYFPMYFVAPEKFLGNHILSYGQNLTLHFRVDRRDARLSEEDIVLEGAGQRIAVPLIAQGNAYPEDQIKTFVFRLHHTPDSPWRPVLRHTEFQKLLHNLTSIKIRGTYSERSAGYLDSVSLVTARRGHGEPARWVEKCSCPAGYEGQHCGKCTLGYRRSQPELGQYSPCETCNCNGHSDTCDPVTGMCDCEDNTAGMSCERCKDGFYGDATAGSPSDCKPCPCPAGATCALVPKTKEVVCTNCPLGTTGKRCELCDDGFFGNPQGINGQMRPCRACNCNSNIDPNAVGNCDRDSGECLKCIYNTNGFFCDRCKEGYYGNALATNPADKCKPCTCSPHGTVDRQKTCMQVTGQCECLPHVTKRDCSACEPGYYDLKSGDGCQRCNCNPIGSTNGQCDIETGQCECQPGVKGQHCERCEVNFFGFSSSGCKPCDCDPEGSRTAQCRDNGRCECRPGFVGNRCDMCEENYFYNRSVSGCQQCPNCYSLVRDKVNQQRQKLHDLQNLIDNLGSQDTVSDKAFEDRLKEAEKTIMDLLKEAQASKELDSDLLDRLRNLNNTLTTQWNRLQNIRNTVDNTGDLADKARGRVHETEKLIERARDELDKAKDAISKVDIKIPTTTGDPNNMTLLAEEARSLAEKHKTDADQIEKIAKDANDTSTKAYNLLMKTLDSESKINKDIDDLNKKYNEAKDLAKNLEKQATKIRTEAEEAGDKAMKIYANLTSLPPFDVKSLEDEANKIKKEASDLDKLIDKTEREYNDLREDLRGKENDVRRLLEKGKTEQQTADQLLARADAAKALAEEAAKKGLSTFQEAQDILNNLRDFDKRVNDNKTTAEEALRRIPQINATINAANEKTRQAEAALGNAVANAKEAKSKAEEAEKIANNVQKGSAKTKAEAEKAFGDTMKLDDEVKDMMKQLADAEKELEKKKDEAAQDMMMASMASDNAKEAEENARKAKNSVRTVLSAITDLLGQLGNIDKVDLSKLEQINRSLNEAKEKMAGSDLDRKLKELNDVAKSQEDMISDYDRQIREIRADIANLNDIKNTLPNGCFNTPSLERP from the exons GCAAGGCCTTTGACATCACCTACGTACGTCTCAAGTTCCACACCAGTCGCCCAGAGAGCTTCGCCATCTACAAGCGCACGAGCGAGGATGGCCCATGGATCCCGTACCAGTACTACAGCGGCTCGTGCGAGAAAACCTACAGCAAGACGAACCGCGGATTCATCCGCACCGGCGAAGACGAGCAGCAGGCTCTCTGCACGGATGAGTTCAGCGACATCTCTCCGCTCACTGGAGGAAACGTGGCCTTCTCGACACTCGAGGGCCGCCCCAGCGCATACAACTTTGACAATAGCCCGGTGCTTCAG AATTGGGTGACTGCAACAGACATCAGAGTGACCCTGAACAGGCTGAACACGTTTGGAGACGAAGTGTTCAATGACCCCAAAGTCCTCAAGTCGTACTACTACGCCATCTCCGACTTCGCCGTAGGAGGAAG GTGCAAATGTAACGGTCATGCCAGCGAGTGTGTGAAGAATGAATACAGCAGGTTGGTGTGTAACTGCAAGCACAACACCGAGGGTGATGACTGCAACGTGTGTAAGCCCTTCTATAACGACCACCCATGGAGAAGAGCCACGGCTGACAACGCCAACGAGTGTCAGC AATGCAACTGCAACGGCAAGAGCAACGAATGCTTTTTTGACCCGGCTCTGTTCCGTGCCACGGGTCACGGAGGTCACTGCCGCAACTGCGCCCACAACACGGACGGACCCAACTGTGAGCGCTGCCTTGACAACTACTACAGACTGGATCCAGCCCAGCACTGCCTGCCCTGCAGCTGTAACCCTGTTGGCTCTCTGAGCACTCAGTGTGACACAACAGGACGTTGCAGTTGCAAACCGGGAGTCATGGGAGATAAGTGTGACCGCTGCCAGCCTGGGTACCACTCGCTGTCTGAGGCGGGCTGCAG TCCCTGCTCCTGCAACCCTGCCGGAAGCACACAGGAGTGTGATGTCAGTACGGGACGCTGTCAGTGTAAGGAAAATGTGGACGGCTTCAGCTGTGACAG GTGTAAACTAGGCTTCTTCAACCTGGATGTTCAGAATCCTCAGGGATGTACGCCGTGCTTCTGCTTCCATCATTCCACCGTGTGCGAGAGCGCCGAGGGCTACAGCATACACACCATCACGTCCAACTTCGAACGAG gtgACGAAAGCTGGAAGGGTCAGCGGAGAGACGGCTCCAGCGTGCCAGTGCAGTGGTCTCCGACCTCTCAGGAGATCTCGCTCATGTCAGAAGATTACTTCCCCATGTACTTTGTGGCTCCAG AAAAATTTTTGGGGAACCACATCCTGAGCTACGGTCAGAACCTGACTCTCCATTTCCGGGTGGATCGGCGCGATGCTCGCCTTTCAGAAGAGGACATTGTGCTTGAAGGGGCGGGGCAGCGCATCGCCGTGCCACTCATCGCTCAGGGAAACGCTTACCCCGAAGACCAAATAAAGACCTTTGTGTTCAG GCTCCATCACACCCCTGACTCTCCCTGGAGACCAGTGCTGAGGCACACAGAGTTCCAGAAGCTTCTCCACAACCTGACGTCCATCAAGATCCGCGGAACCTACAGCGAGAGAA GTGCTGGGTATCTGGACAGCGTGTCTCTGGTGACCGCTCGGCGAGGTCACGGAGAGCCAGCGCGCTGGGTGGAGAAGTGTTCGTGTCCTGCCGGCTACGAGGGTCAGCACTGTGGCAAATGCACTCTGGGATACAGGAGGAGCCAACCGGAGCTGGGTCAATACAGCCCCTGTGAAACTTGCAACTGCAACGGCCACAGCGACACCTGCGACCCTGTAACAG GAATGTGTGACTGCGAGGACAATACTGCTGGCATGAGCTGCGAGAGGTGTAAGGACGGTTTCTATGGCGATGCCACGGCGGGTTCACCATCTGACTGTAAACCTTGCCCATGTCCTGCAGGCGCCACCTGCGCTCTTGTTCCCAAAACTAAAGAGGTGGTGTGCACCAACTGTCCGCTCGGCACCACAG GGAAACGATGCGAGCTGTGCGACGACGGATTCTTCGGCAACCCGCAAGGCATCAACGGTCAAATGAGGCCGTGCCGTGCGTGCAACTGCAACAGCAACATTGACCCCAACGCTGTGGGCAACTGCGATCGAGACAGCGGCGAGTGCCTCAAGTGCATCTACAACACGAACGGCTTTTTCTGCGATCGCTGCAAAGAAGGTTACTACGGCAACGCCTTGGCTACCAACCCAGCAGATAAGTGCAAAC CTTGCACCTGCTCACCTCACGGCACCGTGGACAGGCAGAAGACCTGCATGCAAGTAACGGGGCAGTGTGAGTGTCTCCCTCATGTCACCAAGCGAGACTGCAGCGCCTGTGAGCCCGGCTACTACGACCTGAAAAGTGGAGACGGCTGCCAAAG GTGCAACTGCAACCCTATCGGCTCTACTAACGGCCAGTGCGACATTGAGACCGGACAATGCGAGTGTCAGCCCGGGGTCAAAGGGCAGCACTGCGAGCGCTGCGAAGTCAACTTCTTCGGCTTCAGCTCATCCGGATGCAAAC CCTGCGACTGTGACCCTGAGGGCTCGCGTACAGCTCAATGCAGAGACAACGGCCGTTGCGAGTGTCGCCCCGGCTTCGTCGGTAACCGCTGCGATATGTGCGAGGAGAACTACTTCTACAACCGCTCTGTTTCAGGCTGCCAGCAGTGTCCCAACTGCTACAGTCTCGTCAGGGACAAG GTGAACCAGCAGAGACAGAAGCTCCATGACCTGCAGAATCTGATCGACAACCTGGGCAGCCAGGACACAGTGAGTGACAAAGCCTTCGAAGACCGTCTCAAGGAGGCTGAGAAAACCATCATGGATCTGTTAAAGGAGGCTCAGGCCAGCAAAG AGTTGGACAGTGACCTGTTGGATCGCCTGAGGAACCTCAACAACACGCTGACAACACAGTGGAACCGGCTGCAGAACATCCGGAACACGGTGGACAACACCGGAGACCTGGCGGACAAGGCACGCGGCAGGGTGCATGAGACGGAAAAACTCATCGAGCGGGCGAGAGATGAGCTGGACAAAGCAAAGGATGCCATCAGCAAAGTG GATATCAAAATTCCCACAACCACTGGAGATCCAAACAACATGACACTCCTGGCTGAGGAGGCTCGCAGTCTGGCAGAGAA GCATAAGACGGATGCAGATCAGATTGAAAAAATTGCCAAAGATGCCAACGACACTTCAACGAAGGCCTACAACCTGCTGATGAAGACTCTGGACAGTGAAAGCAAGATCAACAAGGACATCGATGACCTGAACAAGAA GTACAATGAGGCCAAGGACCTGGCCAAGAACCTGGAGAAACAGGCCACTAAAATCCGAACCGAAGCAGAAGAAGCAGGAGACAAAGCCATGAAGATCTACGCTAACCTGACCAGCCTGCCTCCATTTGATGTCAAATCACTAGAG GATGAAGCCAATAAAATTAAGAAGGAGGCGTCAGACCTGGATAAGCTCATCGATAAAACCGAGAGGGAATACAACGACCTGAGAGAAGACCTGAGAGGCAAAGAAAACGATGTCCGCAGACTGCTGGAAAAGGGCAAGACCGAGCAACAG ACAGCGGATCAGTTGCTGGCGCGCGCGGATGCAGCCAAGGCTCTGGCAGAAGAGGCAGCTAAGAAAGGCCTTTCCACATTCCAGGAGGCCCAGGACATCCTCAACAACCTCCGAG ACTTCGATAAGCGAGTGAACGACAACAAGACCACAGCGGAGGAGGCACTGAGACGTATTCCGCAAATCAATGCGACGATCAACGCAGCCAATGAGAAGACCCGGCAGGCCGAGGCAGCCCTGGGCAACGCGGTGGCCAACGCCAAAGAAGCCAAATCCAAGGCGGAGGAAGCTGAGAAGATCGCCAACAACGTTCAGAAG GGTTCGGCTAAAACCAAAGCCGAGGCAGAGAAAGCCTTTGGCGACACAATGAAACTGGACGACGAGGTGAAGGACATGATGAAGCAGCTGGCAGACGCAGAAAAGGAgctggagaagaagaaagacGAGGCAGCACAGGACATGATGATGGCTTCGATG GCATCAGACAACGCCAAGGAAGCAGAAGAAAATGCCCGCAAAGCCAAAAACTCCGTCCGCACCGTTCTCAGCGCCATCACCGACTTACTCGGCCAACTGG GCAACATCGACAAGGTGGACTTGAGCAAACTGGAGCAGATCAACAGATCGCTAAACGAAGCCAAGGAGAAAATGGCGGGCAGCGACCTGGATAGGAAGCTGAAGGAGCTGAACGATGTGGCCAAGAGCCAAGAGGATATGATCAGCGATTACGACCGGCAGATCCGTGAGATCCGCGCCGACATCGCCAACCTGAACGACATCAAGAACACTCTTCCTAATGGCTGCTTCAACACGCCATCCCTCGAGCGGCCTTAA